A genomic region of Mesobacillus jeotgali contains the following coding sequences:
- a CDS encoding DMSO/selenate family reductase complex B subunit, with product MVQMGFYINVAECVGCKTCTVACKDKNDLEVGRNFRRVYDFEEGSYPKPSMWHLSISCNHCDNPACVQGCPTGALYKQDKDGVVLIDQDHCAGCRYCEWNCPYGAPQFNEELGRMSKCDTCIDLREKGEDPVCVSSCIMRAIEFGPIDELRKKYGANADIKGLPKSSITKPNLVLGGSK from the coding sequence ATGGTGCAAATGGGATTTTATATAAATGTTGCTGAATGTGTAGGCTGTAAAACTTGTACAGTCGCATGCAAAGACAAAAATGACCTAGAAGTCGGCAGGAACTTCAGAAGGGTTTATGATTTCGAGGAAGGATCCTACCCAAAGCCTTCAATGTGGCATCTGTCTATCTCATGTAATCACTGCGACAATCCGGCGTGTGTTCAAGGCTGCCCAACAGGCGCATTATACAAGCAAGATAAAGATGGAGTGGTCCTTATTGATCAGGATCATTGTGCAGGATGCAGATATTGCGAGTGGAACTGTCCATATGGCGCTCCTCAATTCAACGAAGAACTTGGTAGGATGAGCAAATGTGATACTTGTATCGATTTGCGAGAAAAAGGTGAAGACCCTGTCTGTGTATCATCATGTATCATGCGCGCGATCGAATTCGGCCCAATTGATGAATTACGTAAGAAATATGGAGCGAATGCAGATATCAAAGGATTACCTAAGTCATCCATTACAAAACCAAACTTGGTTCTTGGAGGAAGCAAATAA
- a CDS encoding TorD/DmsD family molecular chaperone, which yields MQATRKALKVEEIVDLFYARQIAYDILRRFFMEEPSKEYLSLFIQENMLDGFPFQKESNIIASGVRSVRGYLEKYKPIISSKDYDDLHWDYTRLLIGPFEVPAPPWESVYLRTDRLLFQKTTMDVRKLYQKYGLQSTDYNMEADDHIGLELDFMFRLNSLCLESCATVVDTSVPEVVYLLKEQNNFMRNHLGKFAPAFAKNVIQHAETEFYAGMGMILEGFIDMDSSVLSELLNIELMKE from the coding sequence ATGCAAGCAACCAGGAAGGCGTTAAAGGTGGAAGAAATCGTTGACCTTTTTTATGCGCGACAAATCGCATACGACATACTAAGAAGGTTTTTCATGGAAGAGCCATCGAAGGAATATCTATCGTTATTCATACAAGAGAATATGCTGGATGGGTTTCCTTTCCAGAAAGAATCAAATATTATTGCGTCAGGTGTGAGATCTGTAAGGGGTTATCTGGAAAAATATAAACCGATTATTTCTTCAAAAGATTACGATGATTTGCATTGGGATTATACAAGGCTTTTGATTGGCCCATTCGAAGTACCAGCTCCTCCATGGGAGTCAGTCTACCTCCGTACTGATCGTCTGCTTTTCCAAAAGACAACGATGGATGTCAGGAAGCTATATCAAAAGTATGGACTTCAATCGACTGATTATAACATGGAAGCTGATGACCATATAGGGCTGGAATTGGACTTCATGTTCCGACTAAATTCCTTATGTCTAGAGTCGTGCGCTACAGTAGTGGACACATCTGTACCTGAAGTTGTCTATCTACTAAAAGAACAAAACAACTTTATGCGAAACCACCTTGGTAAATTTGCTCCAGCTTTCGCCAAGAATGTTATACAGCATGCAGAAACTGAGTTCTATGCAGGAATGGGAATGATTCTTGAAGGTTTTATTGATATGGATTCTAGCGTTCTATCAGAATTGCTGAACATAGAATTAATGAAGGAGTAA
- a CDS encoding molybdopterin-dependent oxidoreductase, translating to MLDLVEKIKDLKMSRRSFIGWTSATAATAAIPVTRGLVAKAEKNAADKAEGEVWKTAACWHNCGSRCLNKVLIKDGVVIRQKTDDTHEDSPDFPQQRGCLRGRSQRKQVFSADRLKYPMKRKNWEPGGGNKDLRGRDQWVRISWDEAFGIVASEIKRITGKYGNESVLVTGGDANITNVMKAAGGYTACYGSSSWGAWRWIWEQMGVGEGLIVNGINDRLDLRNSQLIVLWGANPAWSTMGSVTYNYLQAKKVGARFISIDPMYSESARVFEADWVPIRPGTDDALAFGIMYTLLDEDSPTNPLVKWDFLDKYTIGFDADHMPKGADPKENLKDYILGTYDGQPKTPEWASELCGIKPSDIRKLARQIGGTERVALLTGWSPARISNGEGWVQAFSALGMMTGHMGSPGNMTGVSCWEYAGNMGPMLLTSGGKGTAKLDNKVDNNINENEIWDAVLKGKFLQRYEGERKANIQFIYHNYNNTLQTRSNIAKGIEAHRKVEFVAANAYVLTTNAKYADVVLPVATQWETEGAVTGGNREILITWSKIIDPLYESKTDQQIAEGILEKLGINPKEVFPISEKQQYFNQLAGSMVVKENGVDYEPLCTITAADIKEMGVEGKPQQGRIPLKQFIEQGIYQVPRKLGDNFGFIAYKDFIDDPKANPVSSESGKFEIYCKAINELSKKAYSEIKPIPVYEPKVHGYESTFENWESKKKGKYPYQIINPHYLRRSHSTFDNVPQLREAWSNPVYISSHDAKEIGVKDGETVLMSNEFGKSLRPAKITEGIMPGTIGLPHGAWIDIDEETGIDRAGADNLFVPHIPKGLGSSGFNLARCNMEKWEGKPIEEDVKWPQRIIKF from the coding sequence ATGTTGGATTTAGTAGAAAAAATAAAAGACTTAAAGATGTCCAGAAGATCTTTTATTGGGTGGACATCTGCTACAGCAGCAACAGCAGCTATCCCGGTAACGCGAGGCCTAGTTGCCAAAGCAGAGAAAAATGCCGCAGACAAGGCGGAAGGAGAGGTATGGAAAACTGCAGCATGCTGGCATAACTGTGGTAGCCGCTGCTTAAACAAAGTCCTTATTAAGGACGGGGTAGTCATTCGTCAAAAGACGGATGATACACACGAAGACAGCCCAGATTTCCCACAACAGCGCGGCTGCCTAAGGGGACGTTCCCAGCGGAAGCAAGTATTTAGTGCAGACCGACTGAAATACCCAATGAAACGGAAGAATTGGGAGCCTGGAGGGGGTAACAAAGATCTGCGTGGCCGTGATCAGTGGGTTCGTATCTCCTGGGATGAAGCATTTGGCATTGTAGCTTCCGAAATTAAAAGGATTACAGGGAAATATGGAAATGAATCTGTCTTAGTCACTGGAGGAGATGCCAATATCACAAACGTGATGAAAGCGGCCGGAGGATATACAGCTTGCTATGGAAGTTCTTCCTGGGGAGCATGGAGATGGATTTGGGAACAGATGGGTGTAGGAGAAGGTCTAATTGTAAACGGTATTAATGATCGCCTGGATTTGAGAAACTCCCAGTTGATTGTCCTATGGGGTGCGAATCCTGCATGGAGTACGATGGGAAGTGTAACCTACAACTACCTTCAAGCGAAAAAAGTTGGTGCGCGATTCATCTCCATCGACCCGATGTATTCAGAATCGGCTAGGGTTTTTGAAGCGGATTGGGTGCCTATCCGACCTGGTACGGACGATGCACTTGCTTTTGGAATCATGTATACGCTTCTTGATGAAGATTCCCCAACCAATCCTTTGGTAAAGTGGGACTTCCTTGATAAATATACAATTGGCTTTGACGCTGACCATATGCCTAAAGGTGCTGATCCAAAAGAGAATTTGAAAGACTATATACTTGGAACTTATGACGGACAGCCGAAAACACCTGAATGGGCTTCTGAGCTTTGTGGGATAAAACCATCCGATATCCGTAAATTAGCTCGTCAAATTGGAGGAACAGAGCGCGTAGCTTTGTTAACAGGATGGTCACCGGCACGTATTTCAAATGGCGAAGGATGGGTACAGGCATTTTCAGCACTTGGGATGATGACTGGCCATATGGGAAGCCCAGGAAATATGACTGGTGTCAGTTGTTGGGAGTATGCAGGCAACATGGGTCCTATGCTCTTAACTTCCGGAGGTAAAGGAACGGCTAAGCTCGACAATAAGGTAGATAACAATATCAATGAGAACGAAATCTGGGATGCGGTACTGAAAGGTAAATTCCTTCAGCGCTATGAGGGAGAGCGTAAAGCTAATATTCAATTTATTTACCATAATTACAACAATACACTTCAAACGAGAAGTAATATTGCCAAAGGAATTGAAGCCCATCGGAAGGTGGAATTCGTTGCTGCGAATGCGTATGTACTCACAACCAATGCAAAATATGCAGATGTCGTCCTTCCTGTTGCTACTCAATGGGAAACTGAAGGCGCAGTAACTGGTGGTAACAGGGAGATTCTTATTACATGGTCAAAAATCATTGATCCGTTATATGAATCAAAGACCGACCAACAAATTGCCGAGGGTATTTTGGAGAAACTCGGTATAAACCCTAAAGAAGTATTCCCAATTTCTGAAAAACAACAATACTTCAACCAATTGGCTGGCAGTATGGTTGTCAAAGAAAACGGAGTAGACTATGAGCCACTTTGTACCATTACCGCAGCTGATATCAAGGAAATGGGAGTAGAAGGAAAACCGCAACAAGGTCGCATCCCTTTGAAGCAATTTATTGAGCAAGGAATTTATCAGGTGCCTCGTAAGTTAGGAGACAATTTTGGATTCATTGCCTACAAAGATTTTATCGATGATCCCAAAGCTAATCCAGTATCGAGTGAGAGCGGTAAATTCGAAATTTACTGTAAGGCAATTAATGAACTTTCCAAAAAAGCATACTCCGAAATCAAGCCAATCCCGGTGTATGAACCAAAAGTGCATGGTTATGAATCTACCTTTGAAAATTGGGAATCCAAGAAGAAAGGAAAATATCCATACCAAATTATCAATCCACACTATCTCAGACGTTCACACAGTACCTTTGATAACGTTCCACAGCTTCGTGAAGCGTGGTCAAATCCTGTGTATATCAGCAGCCACGATGCGAAAGAAATAGGCGTTAAAGATGGCGAAACCGTACTAATGTCAAATGAATTTGGCAAGTCACTCCGTCCGGCAAAAATCACAGAAGGGATTATGCCAGGAACCATCGGGCTTCCACATGGAGCATGGATTGATATTGATGAAGAGACTGGCATTGATCGTGCTGGTGCGGACAATTTATTCGTGCCTCACATTCCTAAGGGACTTGGTTCATCCGGTTTTAACCTTGCCCGTTGTAACATGGAGAAATGGGAAGGAAAGCCAATTGAAGAAGATGTCAAATGGCCGCAAAGAATTATCAAATTCTAG
- a CDS encoding 4Fe-4S binding protein, which yields MGVVGTWLESLDFQYKISDECVRDKSKKATCTNCAKACPEPSAIVITDRIPSIQPDLCKECGNCIAACPVQAIEGVFPKRHVQAGKLLAYNGSIPLIKELLIHASNGIHSILPQEPLNEVWIKRVESANNLLFEMEKNTLEVLHVKSIKQKEEAVSRRDLFTMWGKESKKLAKDVTPASWRFNQKNLELAPYYPDFQFNQVEINSEKCTLCRTCERLCPKQCFVLNEEGFKIAPQSCSGCMLCVDSCPEQAVTVNEKVSKVMEVTLSVYIKTCTDCEKTFKTLHKKEGKCPVCSHKREGYLSSMTC from the coding sequence ATGGGAGTCGTTGGAACTTGGCTGGAAAGTCTCGATTTTCAGTATAAAATTTCTGATGAATGTGTGCGTGATAAGAGCAAGAAAGCTACTTGCACAAATTGCGCTAAGGCATGTCCAGAACCGAGTGCGATTGTTATCACGGATAGAATCCCATCCATTCAACCTGACCTCTGCAAGGAGTGCGGCAATTGTATAGCTGCCTGTCCGGTCCAGGCAATTGAAGGAGTCTTTCCAAAAAGGCATGTTCAAGCTGGAAAACTACTTGCGTATAATGGTTCAATACCTTTAATAAAGGAGTTATTAATCCATGCATCGAATGGGATTCATTCAATCCTACCGCAAGAGCCCCTGAATGAAGTGTGGATAAAAAGAGTTGAATCTGCCAATAATCTACTATTTGAAATGGAAAAAAACACATTAGAAGTTCTCCATGTAAAAAGCATTAAGCAGAAGGAAGAGGCGGTGTCTCGCCGGGACCTATTTACGATGTGGGGGAAAGAAAGCAAGAAGCTTGCAAAGGATGTTACTCCTGCCAGCTGGCGTTTTAACCAAAAAAACCTAGAGCTTGCTCCTTATTATCCAGACTTTCAGTTTAACCAAGTGGAAATTAATAGTGAAAAATGTACACTGTGCCGAACCTGCGAGAGGCTATGTCCGAAACAATGCTTTGTATTAAATGAAGAAGGATTTAAAATTGCTCCGCAGTCCTGTTCAGGATGTATGTTATGTGTTGATAGCTGTCCTGAGCAGGCAGTAACAGTCAATGAAAAGGTATCTAAAGTCATGGAAGTGACTTTAAGTGTTTATATTAAAACCTGTACTGATTGTGAGAAAACATTCAAAACACTTCATAAAAAAGAGGGAAAATGCCCTGTTTGCTCTCACAAGAGAGAAGGATACCTTAGTAGCATGACTTGTTAA
- a CDS encoding carbohydrate ABC transporter permease gives MLLPFLWMISTSLKNQGATMVFPPQFIPDHATFQNYKDVTEAFPMLHFLGNSLLVAVLTTLGQLLLCSMAAYAFARMQFWGRDKLFLLYLATMMVPAQVTMIPQFILMKNFGWLDTYQALIVPGLFSVFGTFLLRQAFLSIPKELEEAAFMDGANHFSIFWRVIMPLSKPTLATLGIFSFMQSWNNYLWPLIVINDKSFATLPLGLSLLQGRWETNWNMMMAGVVISVLPILAVYLFAQKYFIQGMTMSGMKE, from the coding sequence ATGCTGCTTCCTTTTCTATGGATGATTTCTACTTCATTAAAGAATCAAGGAGCAACAATGGTCTTTCCACCCCAGTTTATCCCTGATCATGCAACCTTCCAAAATTATAAGGATGTGACTGAGGCATTCCCGATGCTTCACTTTTTGGGGAATTCCTTGTTAGTTGCGGTTCTGACAACTTTGGGCCAACTGCTTTTATGTTCTATGGCAGCTTATGCGTTTGCCAGGATGCAATTTTGGGGCAGGGACAAACTTTTCCTATTATACCTGGCAACAATGATGGTTCCAGCACAGGTCACCATGATACCCCAGTTTATTTTAATGAAAAACTTTGGATGGCTTGATACATATCAGGCATTGATCGTCCCTGGATTGTTTAGTGTTTTTGGAACCTTTTTGTTAAGGCAGGCATTCTTGTCGATTCCGAAAGAACTCGAAGAGGCTGCATTCATGGATGGTGCCAACCATTTTTCAATATTCTGGCGTGTAATCATGCCGTTATCTAAACCAACACTCGCGACGTTAGGCATCTTTTCATTCATGCAATCTTGGAACAATTACCTATGGCCACTTATTGTAATTAATGATAAAAGCTTTGCTACCTTGCCGCTAGGATTATCTCTTCTGCAAGGGAGGTGGGAAACGAATTGGAACATGATGATGGCAGGCGTAGTCATTAGTGTTTTGCCAATACTTGCAGTCTACCTATTTGCACAGAAGTACTTTATTCAAGGAATGACAATGAGTGGAATGAAAGAATAA
- a CDS encoding dimethyl sulfoxide reductase anchor subunit family protein → MHEWPLLIFTVAIPAATGGILFLWLVSKKLENSGKNLISLMKIPVVGLASISLIGLAGSFFHLGSPMNAIHTIKGVGRSWMSNEIILTGAFIALLCIIAGMVIVYKKINPMLMLITGIVGLVAIYAMGSAYAVTRVNGWDHPNTYLVFYGTVFALGPVLGAALLLPKLTGDQVKQVIQWAFISGIFGIGIQLIGTAMFSAYSPEVQLISGMTAADKLAPYSGMIGARWFIEIFALGVLGYMSLSGKQKVNYAFVMAALLVFVVAEGMSRYVFYVLGS, encoded by the coding sequence ATGCATGAGTGGCCGTTATTAATATTTACAGTTGCTATTCCAGCGGCTACCGGAGGGATCCTCTTCCTTTGGTTAGTCTCTAAGAAACTCGAGAATAGTGGCAAGAATCTAATTAGTTTAATGAAAATTCCAGTGGTGGGCCTTGCCTCCATCTCTCTTATTGGGCTTGCTGGTTCATTTTTTCACCTTGGCAGCCCGATGAATGCTATCCATACCATCAAGGGCGTCGGACGTTCATGGATGAGTAATGAGATCATTTTGACGGGTGCTTTCATTGCTCTTCTATGTATCATTGCTGGGATGGTTATCGTTTATAAAAAAATTAATCCAATGTTGATGCTAATTACAGGGATTGTTGGGTTAGTTGCAATTTATGCAATGGGCAGTGCATATGCAGTTACCAGGGTTAACGGCTGGGATCACCCGAATACGTATCTAGTTTTTTATGGTACTGTATTTGCCTTAGGGCCAGTTTTAGGAGCAGCACTACTACTACCAAAACTAACTGGTGATCAAGTCAAGCAAGTGATTCAGTGGGCTTTTATTTCCGGTATCTTTGGAATAGGAATTCAGTTGATTGGCACAGCTATGTTCTCGGCTTACAGCCCAGAAGTGCAATTGATTTCAGGTATGACTGCTGCAGATAAACTTGCACCTTATTCTGGAATGATTGGAGCTCGATGGTTTATAGAGATCTTTGCTCTTGGAGTGCTAGGGTATATGTCACTAAGCGGGAAGCAAAAAGTCAATTATGCCTTTGTGATGGCTGCGTTGCTTGTATTCGTAGTCGCAGAAGGTATGAGCAGATATGTATTCTATGTATTAGGATCCTAA
- a CDS encoding carbohydrate ABC transporter permease, which yields MVGMTKKKTAFWIAVFLLPNLIGFLTFIVFPLLSSLAISFTNWDLISTMEFVGIDNYKQLMADKEFWAAFAHTITFIIGYLPLVMIFGLACALLLNRKVKLRAFFRAAYFLPVVTSWVAVSLVWKWLFNPSYGLINYFLSFVGIEGLNWLQDESLAMPAIIITSVWKDIGFVMVLFLGGLQNISTSYYEAADIDGANSWKKFWNITLPLLTPTTFFVTIISLINSFQVFDQVMIMTEGGPGGATNVLVQNIYNHAFRYFEMGYASAMSWILFIVIFVITLIQMKMQKRWAD from the coding sequence ATGGTTGGAATGACTAAAAAAAAGACAGCCTTTTGGATAGCTGTGTTCCTTTTGCCCAATTTAATAGGATTCTTGACTTTTATCGTTTTCCCGCTTTTATCTTCATTAGCCATTAGCTTTACGAACTGGGACCTAATATCCACTATGGAATTCGTCGGTATTGATAATTACAAACAGCTGATGGCTGACAAAGAATTTTGGGCAGCATTTGCCCACACAATCACTTTTATCATTGGATATTTACCTTTAGTGATGATTTTCGGATTAGCTTGTGCTTTGCTGCTTAATCGAAAAGTAAAATTAAGAGCGTTCTTCAGAGCAGCGTATTTTTTACCAGTAGTGACATCCTGGGTTGCCGTATCTCTTGTCTGGAAATGGCTGTTTAACCCGAGTTATGGATTAATAAATTACTTCTTATCATTTGTTGGTATTGAGGGGCTGAATTGGCTCCAAGATGAAAGTCTAGCAATGCCAGCGATCATCATCACAAGTGTCTGGAAAGACATTGGATTTGTTATGGTACTCTTCTTGGGCGGCCTACAAAATATTTCAACCTCCTACTACGAAGCCGCAGATATCGATGGGGCAAATTCCTGGAAGAAATTCTGGAATATCACCCTCCCGCTTTTGACACCTACGACCTTTTTTGTAACCATCATTTCTTTGATTAACTCATTCCAAGTTTTTGACCAGGTCATGATTATGACTGAAGGAGGCCCTGGCGGAGCTACAAATGTTCTAGTTCAAAACATATACAATCACGCTTTCCGGTATTTCGAAATGGGCTACGCTTCCGCAATGTCATGGATTTTATTCATAGTCATATTTGTGATTACTTTGATCCAGATGAAAATGCAGAAAAGGTGGGCGGATTGA
- a CDS encoding radical SAM protein: MVRPVEQELEKIQNQSLYKYARIYKDIEKETHNHIEEFGLPFERRPDQSERDQQLNNLKDCGATFRNNCKSVVSNGKISTACEACQTGVGSYTNFVSLKCHRDCYFCFNKNQDNYQFYHENQRNAVEELDQLFNSEISVTHLALTGGEPLLHPLETIEFFRKANVYKPAIHTRLYTAGDLLTENILTELQLGGLNEIRFSIKMEDSKQKQKHILEKIKLAKNFIPDVLVEMPVIPGTEKEMKELLLALEDIGIFGINLLEFCFPLGNTEAFQERGFKLKNPPYDIYYNFWYAGGLAVAESEKLCLELIQFAIEKKFNMGVHYCSLENKFTGQIYQQNYNQILDETYTFSPVDYYFKTAKVFGKDRKTVRKVLDKKKVSYLENSDYDFLQFPVESIPFLWKKEIQVMISSNVIENDEHGRSIREVHLEIVHPTELEKMIRKDD, translated from the coding sequence ATGGTTAGACCAGTAGAACAAGAGTTAGAAAAAATCCAAAATCAATCACTTTATAAGTATGCAAGGATTTATAAAGATATCGAAAAAGAAACACACAATCATATTGAGGAATTTGGTCTTCCCTTTGAGAGAAGACCCGACCAAAGTGAGAGAGATCAGCAACTTAATAATCTTAAAGACTGTGGTGCCACTTTCCGTAATAATTGCAAAAGTGTCGTCTCAAATGGCAAGATTTCTACCGCATGTGAGGCATGCCAGACTGGGGTGGGAAGTTATACAAATTTCGTTTCGTTGAAATGTCATCGTGACTGCTATTTCTGCTTCAATAAAAACCAAGACAATTACCAGTTTTATCACGAAAACCAACGAAATGCCGTGGAGGAACTTGACCAACTGTTCAATAGTGAAATTTCCGTTACCCACCTGGCGCTGACAGGAGGTGAGCCGCTCCTGCACCCCTTAGAGACAATTGAATTTTTCAGGAAGGCAAATGTGTATAAACCTGCCATTCATACCAGGTTATACACAGCAGGTGACCTTCTAACAGAGAATATCCTTACAGAATTACAGTTAGGTGGTTTGAATGAAATTCGTTTCAGTATAAAGATGGAAGATTCGAAACAAAAACAAAAGCACATTCTAGAGAAAATAAAGCTTGCTAAGAACTTCATTCCCGATGTTTTGGTTGAGATGCCGGTCATTCCAGGCACTGAAAAAGAAATGAAGGAACTGTTGTTAGCTCTTGAAGACATTGGAATCTTTGGTATCAACCTGCTTGAATTTTGCTTTCCGCTTGGGAATACTGAAGCTTTTCAAGAAAGAGGATTCAAGCTAAAAAACCCACCTTATGATATTTACTATAACTTTTGGTATGCAGGAGGCCTGGCGGTAGCAGAAAGTGAGAAGCTTTGCCTGGAACTTATCCAGTTTGCCATAGAGAAAAAATTTAATATGGGTGTCCATTACTGTTCGCTGGAGAACAAGTTCACAGGGCAAATATATCAGCAAAATTATAATCAAATACTTGATGAAACGTACACTTTTTCTCCAGTGGACTATTACTTCAAAACTGCAAAGGTGTTTGGAAAGGACCGTAAAACGGTTCGCAAAGTGCTTGATAAAAAGAAAGTCTCTTATTTAGAGAATAGCGACTATGATTTTCTGCAGTTTCCAGTTGAAAGCATTCCGTTTTTATGGAAAAAGGAGATTCAGGTTATGATCTCATCCAATGTCATTGAAAATGATGAACATGGTCGTTCAATCAGGGAAGTACATCTAGAAATCGTACACCCGACTGAGCTGGAGAAAATGATAAGAAAGGATGATTGA
- a CDS encoding ROK family protein has protein sequence MNGLRKGSKDLIKEINRSIVINLIRKSGRISRSDVSKITKMSLSTITYIVDELMAVKLVREVGVATSTGGRRPVLLEFNADYGYTVGVKIEEKRVLFALTNLNADILKLVEKKFNRFDNIQDVVSMIADEIKELLQSADKPMEQLLGIGIAASGLINRQEGTIVRSSMLGWENVPLCQLLSERLNNIPVFIDKNVNAYTMAELWYGEGKELSNFLCISVGAGLGMSLVVDKKIYYGESGGAGEFGHTVMKIGGYPCHCGQKGCLEMYASEFFLFNHGSEIKESYPETIIEDFSFEEVSTAAEQGDVLAIELMKSFGENLGYGILNAINALNPHTILLIGEGMKYKHLFLDAAVDIARVNFFSAANIQTEIRPTELGDDSWLKGAALLAITHLFQAPIYEETKSILK, from the coding sequence ATGAATGGACTTAGAAAAGGAAGTAAGGATCTAATCAAAGAAATTAACCGTTCCATAGTAATTAACTTAATCAGGAAGTCGGGCAGGATCAGCAGGTCTGATGTTTCTAAAATCACCAAGATGAGTTTATCTACAATCACTTACATTGTGGATGAACTAATGGCCGTTAAACTGGTAAGGGAAGTCGGTGTTGCAACTTCAACTGGGGGCAGAAGGCCTGTACTGCTGGAGTTTAATGCAGATTACGGCTATACGGTTGGTGTGAAGATTGAGGAGAAAAGGGTTCTATTTGCTTTAACCAATTTAAATGCTGATATTTTGAAATTAGTAGAAAAGAAGTTTAACAGATTTGATAATATCCAGGATGTTGTATCGATGATTGCTGATGAAATTAAGGAGCTTTTACAAAGTGCTGATAAGCCAATGGAGCAACTTTTGGGTATTGGAATCGCTGCTTCTGGATTAATTAACCGCCAGGAAGGGACGATTGTTAGATCATCCATGCTTGGTTGGGAAAATGTTCCTTTATGTCAATTATTAAGCGAGCGGCTTAATAACATTCCTGTATTTATTGATAAAAATGTTAACGCTTACACAATGGCTGAATTATGGTACGGAGAAGGAAAAGAGCTGTCAAACTTCCTGTGTATCTCTGTTGGTGCCGGATTAGGTATGTCCCTCGTGGTCGATAAGAAAATTTATTACGGAGAATCTGGGGGAGCTGGTGAGTTTGGCCATACGGTAATGAAAATTGGCGGGTATCCATGTCACTGCGGACAAAAAGGTTGCCTTGAAATGTATGCATCTGAATTCTTTCTATTTAACCATGGCAGTGAAATAAAAGAAAGCTATCCTGAAACAATCATTGAAGATTTTTCATTCGAAGAAGTATCCACTGCAGCAGAACAAGGGGACGTTCTTGCAATCGAATTGATGAAATCATTTGGTGAAAATTTGGGATACGGAATACTAAATGCAATTAACGCACTTAATCCCCATACAATTTTGCTTATTGGAGAAGGGATGAAATACAAGCACTTATTCCTGGATGCCGCTGTAGATATTGCAAGGGTGAACTTTTTCTCTGCAGCAAATATTCAAACAGAAATCAGGCCAACAGAACTGGGAGATGATTCATGGTTAAAAGGAGCAGCTTTGCTTGCAATCACTCATTTGTTCCAAGCGCCAATCTATGAAGAAACTAAATCTATATTAAAGTGA